Genomic segment of Bdellovibrionota bacterium:
AACGCCCGAATGTCCCGTGGCCAGCGAATGGGCCCGAAGAAGCATCATTCCCCGAACCACTGACTTCGGAAGGGGATCTCCGACGCCGACGGAGTGGCTCCGAATGATATTCAACTGCAACTGGTCCAGCTTATCCTTGGGAATTCGGACGTTCTTGAGACTCCCGAAGCCGGTATTAATGCTGTAAACGGGCCGGTCGTTTCGATCGATCATTTTCTCGACGGTGCGCCGTCCGTTTTGAATTCTCTCTCGAGCCGCGGCGGGGATTCGCACCTTTCTCGATCCATCGGCGACGTCTCTAAGCTGTTCGGGCGTTAGCGGTGCGATTCCAATCTCAATTTCTGCTTCCATTTCCTCCTCAACTTTCACAGCGCAGGGAGCCGACAAAATGAGTGGCCCCGGCGCTACCGACACCGATCACGACAACCGTGCCGTCCGCCGGAACCGTCAATCCTTGGCCGGCCAAGTCGAACGAAAGTGGAGCCACCACCGTCGAGTGTCCCGGAAGCTCGACCGAACCGATCAAGGATCCGAGCTGGTTCGCATCCAGCGTGTATTGGGCGGAGTGGCCCTGCGGATCGACGAACATGGCCCAAAGCGAAACCAGCGTGACACTCGATCCCGACAGCGCCACCATTCGAGCTTCACTCGAACAGGTTCCGGAAGAAGCCAAGGCCGGGTTCGGTGCGAACTCAATTTCGGAAGAGCTGGAAGAGAGCCCCCCGCCACCGCATTGAACCAAAAGACCGAGTAAACTTCCCATTCCCGCAAGGAAGAGAACCGCCTCCCGCTTCCGTCTTCCGAACACGCGTGCATTCTTATAACGAACCTCCGCCATCCGGGCAATGCAGATGGGAACTCCGCACAGCGCGCTTGACAAGGCGAATGGAGTCAACCTAGGATGCGCCCTCCAAACGGCAGGAAGTATTCGGAGGAGTTCATGACCAAAGCGGAACTGATCGAACGCGTTTTTAAAGACAATAAGCCACGAAGAATCTCTCGCGTAGCCATTACCGAAATGATCGACGGCACGTTCGATCTCTTGGCCAAAGGGATCAAACGGGACGGCAAATTCACCTATCCCGGTTTCGGTGCTTTCACGCTGCGTAAACGCAAGGCGCGAACGGGCCGCAATCCGAAGACCGGCGAGCCGATCATGATTGAAGCACGCCGAGCCATCGCGTTTCGGCCCGCCCCGTTACTAAAGCAATCCCTTCGCTAGAACCTGTTTTGCGCCTCAAGAGGCGCTATGTTAGGTTCGCCTCGATGATCGAACTCGCCATCCGAAAAGGGGACGAGGAGATGATGAAATATCTCCTCAAAAAGGAAACGACCACGATCGGTCGGTCCAATCAAAACGACATTTGCCTCCCCGATGCCACGGTATCCCGCGTCCATCTGACGATTCTCCGCCAAGGCGACCAGTACCTCGCCACGGACCGGTCCACCAACGGCACCTTCGTCAACAACAAACGAATCACCAGTCATGAATTGAAGCCGAACGATCAGATCCGCGTCGGCAATTGGACGATTATTTTCGGCTCCACCGTGGAAGAACCGGAGGAGAAAACCGTCGTTCTCTCCGACCGCGACCCCACTCGGGTCCTCTCCTTTCGGCCGGAAAAGAATGAGCTGGTGTTTGAGCGGGCTCTTTTGGAACGGATGGGCACCGGAACCCCTCCCTACCCCATCGGCAAATCGATCGTCACCATCGGAAAATCCAAGGCGAACGACATCGTCATCACGGACGAATTCGTTTCGACGTTTCATTGCAAGATCGAAAACCGGAAGGGAATTTTCTATCTCAAGGACCTGGGCAGCACCAACGGCACGCTGCTCAACGGGCAGAAGGTGATTGAAACCGCGCTGCCGTTCAATTCGACGATTGAAATCGGACAAACAAAGCTACGGCTCTTTTCGTTGCAGGAGGTCCGTACCGTCGAAGCGATGAAAGATTCTCAGTTCGAGGGAATTCACTCCAACAGCCCCCGCATGCGGGAAGTGTTTTCCCTCATTGCGCGCGTGGCGACTTCCGACACGACCGTTCTCATCCAGGGAGAGACGGGCGCGGGCAAGGAACTTG
This window contains:
- a CDS encoding HU family DNA-binding protein; this translates as MTKAELIERVFKDNKPRRISRVAITEMIDGTFDLLAKGIKRDGKFTYPGFGAFTLRKRKARTGRNPKTGEPIMIEARRAIAFRPAPLLKQSLR
- a CDS encoding aromatic amino acid lyase is translated as MEAEIEIGIAPLTPEQLRDVADGSRKVRIPAAARERIQNGRRTVEKMIDRNDRPVYSINTGFGSLKNVRIPKDKLDQLQLNIIRSHSVGVGDPLPKSVVRGMMLLRAHSLATGHSGV